A region of Culicoides brevitarsis isolate CSIRO-B50_1 chromosome 1, AGI_CSIRO_Cbre_v1, whole genome shotgun sequence DNA encodes the following proteins:
- the LOC134838441 gene encoding septin-1, producing MESGGGYVGFANLPNQVHRKSVKRGFEFTLMIVGESGLGKSTLVNSLFLTDLYPDRPILDATEKQKQTVKLEASTVEIEERGVKLRLTVVDTPGFGDAIDNSDSFNSILKYIDDQFEHYLRDETGLNRRNIVDNRIHCCFYFISPFGHGLKPLDIEFMKKLHTKVNIVPVIAKADVLTKKEMQRLKDRVMQEIEANGIKIYTLPECDSDEDEDYKEQVRQLKEAVPFAVCGSTSVLEVKGRKLRGRLYPWGVVEVENPEHCDFIKLRTMLITHMQDLQEVTQEVHYENYRSERLARGGKATEKGPIDVADAITDKDRILQEKEAELRRMQAILEQMQAKMQLK from the exons ATGGAATCTGGTGGAGGATATGTGGGGTTCGCGAACCTCCCGAATCAAGTACATCGGAAATCTGTGAAACGTGGCTTCGAATTCACATTGATGATTGTCGGAGAAAGTGGGCTTGGCAAGAGTACTTTg GTAAATAGCCTTTTTTTAACTGACCTCTATCCGGACAGACCTATTCTGGATGCGACGGAAAAGCAAAAGCAGACAGTCAAATTAGAAG cgtCTACCGTTGAGATCGAAGAGCGTGGAGTGAAACTGCGTCTCACAGTTGTTGATACGCCTGGATTCGGAGACGCCATCGACAACTCGGACAGCTTCAACTCCATTTTGAAGTATATCGATGACCAGTTTGAGCATTACTTGCGCGACGAAACTGGCTTGAATCGCAGAAACATTGTGGACAATCGCATCCACTGTTGTTTCTACTTCATATCACCCTTCGGACATGGCCTTAAGCCATTGGACattgaatttatgaaaaaattacatacaAAAGTTAATATTGTGCCTGTAATTGCGAAGGCTGATGTGCTTACGAAAAAGGAGATGCAACGATTGAAGGATCGCGTAATGCAGGAAATCGAAGCGAAcggtattaaaatttacaccTTGCCCGAATGCGACAGCGACGAAGACGAGGATTACAAGGAGCAAGTGCGTCAGTTGAAAGAAGCTGTGCCATTCGCAGTGTGTGGCTCAACATCAGTCCTCGAAGTTAAGGGTCGCAAATTACGTGGTCGTTTATATCCGTGGGGCGTCGTTGAAGTGGAGAATCCCGAACATTGtgatttcattaaattgcGCACCATGTTGATCACACACATGCAAGACTTGCAGGAAGTCACCCAAGAAGTTCATTACGAGAATTACCGGTCAGAACGCCTGGCTCGTGGTGGAAAGGCAACTGAAAAGGGCCCGATCGATGTAGCTGACGCCATCACAGACAAAGATcgtattttacaagaaaaagaaGCTGAATTACGTCGCATGCAGGCAATTTTGGAGCAAATGCAAGCTAAAATGCAGCTTAAGTAA
- the LOC134837970 gene encoding zinc transporter 7 — translation MIPLTHKDKIGISFRIKEKIYGWFRLIFSDRNSRNLLLFLLLNLSFAFVELLYGIWTNSLGLISDSFHMFFDCTGLLAGLAASVITKWKANDKFSYGYVRAEVIAGFVNSLFLLFIAFFIMSESVERLIEPPEVKHERLFVVSVLGLLVNLVGIYAFQHGHGHSHGGGGGGHGHSHGGGGHGHSHGGNNHNHSHNHSHEHPELVLQNSEDSQIMRGVFLHILADTLGSVGVIISAVLMQTFGWMIADPICSMFIAVLIALSVLSLIKESVMILMQRQPVSLDRLLPQCYQKITGLAGVYSVQEPHFWTLCSNVYVGAIKLEVSKNVDPKYVVTHTKLIFEAIGVRQVYIQLDYAAM, via the exons ATGATCCCCTTAACACACAAAGATAAAATAGGCATTAGCTTCAGGATTAAGGAGAAAATATACGGATGGTTCCGACTAATATTCTCCGACAGAAATTCACGGAACCTCTTGTTATTCCTATTGCTTAATCTTAGTTTTGCTTTCGTCGAATTACTTTATGGGATATGGACAAACAGTCTGG gtCTCATTTCCGATTCCTTCCATATGTTCTTTGATTGTACAGGTCTGTTAGCGGGTCTAGCTGCTTCCGTCATCACAAAGTGGAAGGCAAACGATAAATTTTCGTACGGTTATGTGCGAGCTGAGGTCATTGCTGGCTTCGTCAATAGTTTGTTTCTCTTGTTTATTGCCTTCTTCATTATGTCCGAGTCAGTCGAGCGATTGATTGAGCCTCCGGAA GTGAAACACGAAAGACTGTTTGTAGTGTCTGTCCTTGGATTATTAGTTAATTTAGTGGGAATTTACGCGTTTCAACATGGCCACGGGCATTCACATGGTGGCGGTGGCGGCGGTCATGGTCATTCACATGGCGGCGGCGGTCACGGACACTCTCACGGCGGCAATAATCACAATCATTCACACAACCATTCACACGAGCATCCCGAATTGGTGTTGCAAAATAGCGAAGACTCTCAAATTATGCGCGGAGTATTCTTGCACATTCTCGCTGACACATTAGGAAGTGTAGGAGTCATCATTTCTGCAGTTCTCATGCAAACGTTCGGCTGGATGATTGCCGATCCCATTTGCTCCATGTTCATTGCAGTGCTGATTGCATTAAGTGTGTTGTCGCTCATCAAGGAATCTGTCATGATTTTGATGCAACGTCAACCTGTGTCGTTAGATCGTCTCTTGCCACAGTGCTATCAGAAAATCACGGGTCTTGCAGGTGTCTATTCGGTGCAAGAACCGCACTTTTGGACCTTATGTTCAAACGTGTATGTTGGTGCAATCAAGTTGGAGGTGTCGAAAAATGTGGACCCTAAATACGTCGTTACACACACAAAACTCATTTTTGAGGCAATTGGGGTACGACAAGTTTACATACAGTTAGACTACGCCGCAATGTGA
- the LOC134833493 gene encoding small ribosomal subunit protein eS25: MPPKKDAKGSAKQPQKTQKKKEGSGGGKAKKKKWSKGKVRDKLNNQVLFDAATYDKLYKEVPQYKLITPSVVSERLKIRGSLAKKALVELRDKGLIKQVVHHHAQLIFTRATKGDDPVA, from the exons ATG CCTCCAAAGAAGGACGCTAAAGGATCGGCTAAACAGCCACAAAAGACCCAAAAGAAAAAGGAGGGATCCGGTGGCGGCAAAGCCAAGAAAAAGAAGTGGTCAAAGGGAAAGGTTCGCGACAAGTTGAACAACCAAGTCTTGTTTGACGCTGCCACCTACGACAAACTATACAAGGAAGTTCCCCAATACAAGCTTATCACTCCATCCGTTGTCTCTGAAAGATTGAAGATTCGCGGTTCCTTGGCCAAGAAGGCTTTGGTTGAACTTCGTGACAAAG gACTAATTAAGCAAGTTGTTCACCATCATGCCCAATTGATCTTCACCAGAGCTACAAAGGGAGATGATCCAGTTGCTTAA
- the LOC134833504 gene encoding REPTOR-binding partner, whose translation MEYEQMLVGDDDNSPPTVERKEKRGRKPGRKASAEKVDVKAKLERSRQSARECRARKKLRYQYLEELVADREKAVIELRRELEKYTSWIADLDAGRVPDGLQDVLQEVGALKHE comes from the exons ATGGAATATGAACAGATGTTAGTAGGAGATGACGACAACTCGCCACCAACAGTA gAACGCAAAGAAAAACGAGGTCGAAAGCCCGGTCGCAAAGCTTCTGCAGAGAAGGTGGACGTTAAAGCTAAATTGGAACGTAGCAGACAGAGTGCTCGGGAATGTCGTGCTCGAAAAAAGTTGCGTTACCAATATTTGGAGGAATTGGTGGCAGACAGAGAAAAGGCAGTGATCGAGTTGAGACGCGAACTCGAAAAATACACGAGCTGGATTGCAGATTTAGATGCTGGTCGTGTTCCCGACGGTCTACAAGACGTACTACAGGAAGTGGGAGCCTTGAAGCACGAATGA
- the LOC134837557 gene encoding translocon-associated protein subunit gamma has protein sequence MVEKSATTSSGFTKEEELLLQDFSRNVSTKSSALFYGNAFVVSCSPIWLFWRIHQMDLLPSLVFFVIITGISTYFMALAYKNTKFTLKHKVANKREEAVTREVSALLADKKMSRKEKDERILWKKNEVADYEATTFSIFYNNALFLAIVIFASFYLLRSFSPVFNYIFSITVASGLLALLSTGKSN, from the exons atggtCGAGAAAAGCGCTACTACTAGCTCTGGTTTTACCAAGGAGGAAGAGCTCTTGCTGCAGGACTTTAGCCGAAACGTCAGCACAAAATCTTCAGCCCTGTTTTATGGAAATGCATTTGTAGTTTCATGCTCTCCCATAT GGCTCTTTTGGCGCATCCACCAAATGGATTTGTTGCCATCATTAGTGTTTTTCGTTATCATCACCGGAATCAGCACGTATTTCATGGCACTTgcatataaaaatacaaaattcacGTTGAAACACAAGGTGGCAAACAAGAGAGAAGAAGCTGTTACTCGGGAAGTATCTGCTTTGTTGGCCGATAAGAAAATGAGTCGCAAGGAGAAGGATGAAAG gattttgtgGAAGAAGAACGAGGTGGCTGACTACGAAGCAACGACCTTCTCCATTTTCTACAACAATGCACTCTTCTTGGCCATCGTTATTTTTGCCAGTTTCTATTTGCTGCGTTCATTTAGTCCCGTTTTCAACTACATTTTTTCCATCACAGTTGCTAGTGGATTGTTGGCTTTACTTTCGACCGGAAAGTCAAACTAA